In Janibacter alkaliphilus, the following proteins share a genomic window:
- a CDS encoding SRPBCC family protein yields MSDDLTRIEVDQFFPHPPERLWRALTTPDLMAQWLMPNDFEPVVGHRFTFRSRPVAQTGFSGEIACQVLELAPQERLRISWADAADPEGMATTVTWTLRAEGTGTRLFVEHAGFDLDDPNQQMARTFMDGGWRSHIMRRLGELLDGPT; encoded by the coding sequence ATGAGTGACGACCTGACCCGGATCGAGGTGGACCAGTTCTTCCCCCACCCGCCGGAGCGTCTCTGGCGGGCACTGACGACGCCCGACCTCATGGCGCAGTGGCTCATGCCGAACGACTTCGAGCCGGTCGTGGGGCACCGGTTCACCTTCCGCAGCCGCCCGGTCGCCCAGACGGGCTTCTCCGGCGAGATCGCCTGCCAGGTGCTCGAGCTCGCGCCTCAGGAGCGGTTGCGGATCAGCTGGGCCGATGCCGCCGACCCTGAGGGGATGGCGACGACGGTGACCTGGACGCTGCGGGCCGAGGGCACGGGTACCCGCCTCTTCGTCGAGCACGCCGGCTTCGACCTCGACGACCCCAACCAGCAGATGGCCCGGACCTTCATGGACGGCGGCTGGCGGAGCCACATCATGCGTCGCCTGGGTGAGCTGCTCGACGGCCCGACCTGA
- a CDS encoding MerR family transcriptional regulator, whose product MLTIGEVAQLAGVTARAVRHYHQRGLLAEPPRDRSGYRRYTADDVVALIRIRTLSDAGVPLARVSELLAAGPADFAVAVAELDRALGDEVRELQGKRARVRALVASESVALPEEVVAYLDRLREAGMSERMIQLERDGWIMLAAHAPEHVPEWIAAKDKHLDTPGAMDFYRRFGDASDWDRDDPRLVELADDLAQVFSEASEGEREEWFDRGGEVVGPRLAHLLDEQALDAAPGWRHLNELMAERGWSGWTAVVKTDDG is encoded by the coding sequence GTGCTCACCATCGGTGAGGTCGCCCAGCTGGCCGGGGTGACCGCGCGCGCCGTGCGGCACTACCACCAGCGCGGCCTGCTCGCGGAGCCGCCGCGGGACCGGTCCGGATACCGCCGCTACACCGCGGACGACGTGGTCGCCCTCATCCGGATCCGCACCCTGTCCGACGCGGGTGTGCCGCTGGCCAGGGTGAGCGAGCTGCTCGCCGCCGGGCCGGCCGACTTCGCCGTGGCCGTCGCCGAGCTCGATCGGGCGCTCGGCGACGAGGTCCGGGAGCTGCAGGGCAAGCGCGCCCGGGTCCGGGCCCTGGTCGCGAGCGAGTCCGTCGCCCTCCCCGAGGAGGTGGTGGCCTACCTCGACCGCCTGCGTGAGGCCGGGATGTCCGAGCGCATGATCCAGCTCGAGCGTGACGGCTGGATCATGCTCGCCGCGCACGCCCCCGAGCATGTGCCGGAGTGGATCGCGGCGAAGGACAAGCATCTCGACACCCCGGGCGCGATGGACTTCTACCGACGCTTCGGCGACGCCAGCGACTGGGATCGGGACGACCCCCGCCTGGTCGAGCTGGCCGACGATCTCGCTCAGGTCTTCAGCGAGGCCAGCGAAGGGGAGCGGGAGGAGTGGTTCGATCGAGGTGGCGAGGTCGTCGGGCCCCGGCTGGCCCACCTCCTCGACGAGCAGGCCCTCGACGCGGCGCCAGGGTGGCGTCACCTCAACGAGCTGATGGCCGAGCGTGGATGGTCCGGGTGGACCGCCGTGGTGAAGACGGATGACGGCTGA
- a CDS encoding WXG100 family type VII secretion target: MGVVSEGADPDRLRDVSGRLGADADRLDQVGEDGSALLGVLVENWTGPDLEHFSASWPGARQAIAQATETLRSMSGQLERDAADQERASEAGGGGAGAGSSSRPSSGGPGPGGGYASGDPHWTEPDDEVYGELDPEIEAAWDEMTPEEQDAVLDAIIREQAARYGIDPPDITYDSSMSSNEFGVWRDGPRELVLNPDLLDDPQMAINTIVHEMRHAGQHEMIRDANPSLIERILGTDPEYIDGEGSPEDVEAWDENFDDYQSEDNGDTFEEYWEQPVEVDARQAGRDYVDDLTPEDLEDLVEDAESQPEPSDGPTQAPGEPGPPGTEPEDPEPSPSPGPAPTPSPTS, from the coding sequence ATGGGAGTGGTGAGCGAGGGCGCCGACCCGGACCGCCTCCGCGACGTGAGTGGCCGGCTGGGGGCCGACGCCGATCGCCTGGACCAGGTGGGCGAGGACGGCAGCGCGCTGCTCGGCGTGCTCGTTGAGAACTGGACCGGACCAGACCTGGAGCACTTCAGCGCGAGCTGGCCGGGCGCGCGGCAGGCGATCGCCCAGGCCACCGAGACCCTTCGCTCGATGTCGGGACAGCTGGAGCGCGACGCCGCCGACCAGGAGCGGGCCAGCGAGGCGGGGGGCGGAGGGGCGGGAGCCGGCTCGTCGTCACGGCCGTCCAGCGGTGGGCCCGGGCCGGGCGGCGGTTACGCCAGCGGCGACCCCCACTGGACGGAGCCCGACGACGAGGTCTACGGCGAGCTGGACCCGGAGATCGAGGCGGCGTGGGACGAGATGACCCCCGAAGAGCAGGACGCCGTGCTCGACGCGATCATCCGCGAACAGGCCGCTCGCTACGGCATCGATCCCCCGGACATCACCTACGACTCCTCCATGTCGAGCAACGAGTTCGGCGTGTGGCGAGACGGACCGCGCGAGCTCGTGCTGAACCCAGACCTGCTCGACGATCCTCAGATGGCGATCAACACGATCGTCCACGAGATGCGGCACGCGGGTCAGCACGAGATGATCCGGGACGCCAACCCCAGCCTCATCGAGCGCATCCTCGGCACAGATCCGGAGTACATCGACGGTGAGGGCTCTCCCGAGGACGTCGAGGCCTGGGATGAGAACTTCGACGACTATCAGTCGGAGGACAACGGTGACACCTTCGAGGAGTACTGGGAGCAGCCGGTCGAGGTCGACGCCCGACAGGCAGGACGTGACTACGTCGACGACCTCACGCCCGAGGATCTCGAGGACCTGGTCGAGGATGCCGAGTCGCAGCCGGAGCCCAGTGACGGTCCGACCCAGGCTCCAGGAGAGCCCGGCCCTCCCGGCACCGAGCCCGAGGATCCCGAGCCGTCACCGAGCCCTGGTCCGGCCCCGACCCCCTCGCCGACCTCGTGA
- a CDS encoding ArsR/SmtB family transcription factor gives MPRRLKSGPLDEVFGALANPTRRDILDALLRGEHTAGELAGRFDMARPSVSEHLRALREAGLVDERHEGRQRIYRVTGEPMAELIDWLTPYERFWRERLTALGGVLDSLDDQPTHEHTHTHDEHTDEGTDS, from the coding sequence ATGCCACGCCGACTGAAGAGCGGACCGCTGGACGAGGTGTTCGGCGCCCTCGCCAACCCCACCCGCCGCGACATCCTCGACGCGCTGCTGCGCGGCGAGCACACCGCGGGCGAGCTCGCCGGGCGCTTCGACATGGCCCGCCCGAGCGTCTCCGAGCACCTGCGGGCGCTGCGCGAAGCGGGGCTCGTCGACGAGCGCCACGAGGGACGGCAGCGCATCTATCGCGTGACCGGTGAGCCGATGGCCGAGCTGATCGACTGGCTCACCCCGTACGAACGCTTCTGGCGCGAGCGGCTGACCGCTCTCGGCGGCGTCCTGGACAGCTTGGACGACCAGCCGACGCACGAGCACACGCACACGCACGACGAGCACACGGACGAAGGGACGGACAGCTGA
- a CDS encoding ABC transporter permease, with protein sequence MTAVHASPRGRSALRDSRTMSRRAVRRLVRYPSLTIIVLAMPLVFLLLFVYVFGGTMGAGATGAAGPPSGDGADARADYLAYVVPGVLAMTLASVASSTAISVSMDMTAGIIARFKTMPIARVSILTGHVVGAMIQSVLGLAVLLGVAVLLGYRPEATAAGWVGALALMAIFAFALTWLAVLLGLSADSVETASNTPLILSLLPFIGSGFVPTDTMPAGLRWVAEHQPFTPVMEALRSFLTGEPAGSDGWIALAWCLVIGLAGYLGSRRLYDREPA encoded by the coding sequence ATGACCGCCGTCCACGCCTCGCCCCGCGGCCGGTCCGCGCTCCGCGACAGCCGCACGATGTCCCGCCGCGCCGTCCGCCGCCTGGTCCGCTACCCCTCGCTCACCATCATTGTGCTCGCGATGCCGCTGGTCTTCCTGCTCCTCTTCGTCTACGTCTTCGGAGGCACGATGGGAGCGGGGGCCACGGGTGCTGCGGGGCCGCCGAGCGGCGACGGTGCCGACGCTCGCGCCGACTACCTCGCCTACGTGGTGCCGGGCGTGCTGGCCATGACCCTGGCCAGCGTCGCCAGCTCGACGGCGATCTCGGTCTCCATGGACATGACCGCCGGCATCATCGCCCGCTTCAAGACCATGCCGATCGCCCGGGTCAGCATCCTGACCGGTCACGTCGTCGGTGCCATGATCCAGTCGGTGCTCGGCCTCGCCGTCCTGCTCGGGGTCGCCGTCCTCCTCGGCTACCGCCCGGAGGCGACGGCGGCCGGCTGGGTCGGCGCGCTCGCCCTGATGGCCATCTTCGCCTTCGCGCTGACCTGGCTGGCCGTGCTCCTCGGGCTCTCCGCCGACAGCGTCGAGACAGCCAGCAACACCCCGCTCATCCTCAGCCTGCTGCCCTTCATCGGCAGCGGCTTCGTCCCGACCGACACCATGCCCGCAGGGCTCCGGTGGGTCGCCGAGCACCAGCCCTTCACGCCGGTCATGGAGGCGCTCCGCTCCTTCCTCACCGGAGAGCCGGCAGGGTCCGACGGCTGGATCGCTCTGGCGTGGTGCCTCGTCATCGGGCTCGCCGGATACCTAGGCTCGAGGCGTCTGTACGACCGCGAGCCGGCGTGA